The nucleotide window TTTTTTGACCTGAGGTTCTTCCAGGTAGAAGCGTAATATTAAAAAAGCATCATTCAGATATTGTAGATGGGTTATGGTCAACAGGCTTTTCATTGTTGTTTTCTTTCCACAGAAAGGGTAAATTCAGATTAATTActacaaatgtatggtgtgtagttACTAAATTAATACAAGGTTTAGTAATCTTGGTATAGGATTGAAGAATTACTAGTTTGTTTTTCAGCATTCAGTTATGTTGATGCAGTTGAATTTGAGAAGTTCTGCCTGTGGCCTGGCAAAGATTCACTCATAAACACAACTCACTATTTAAAGCAGTGGCCATAAAGCAATGGTGAAATAATCCAGAAGCATCCAGTAACCTGTTCTTCAAAATGATTCTTTGCTTCTACAGGAACGACAAATCGATCTCACCAACATCACCGGCCACAAAGTGACTGAGTTTGTCCTCCTGGGCTTCCCTTCTTTATCACCGGCATTGCGCTTGCTCCTCTGCTCCATTCTCTCAACTGGCTATGTCTTCACAATACTGGGGAACCTGTGCATCATCTGGGCAGTGCTCAGAGACACCCATTTGTCCCGCCTCCCCATGTACATCCTGCTGGGCAACTTCTCCGGGCTGGAGATGTGCTACGTCACCTCTACAGTACCTCGGATGCTCATTGATGTGGCCTCCCCGCCAGGGGTCATCTCTTTCCGTGACTGCTTCTTGCAGTTCTATTTCTTCTTCTCCATGGGGGCAactgagtgcttttgcctctCCAGCATGGCCTTAGACCGGTACTTGGCCATCTGCCACCCACTTCGCTATCCAATGCTCATGTCCCCCCAATTTTGCTGCACCTTATCGGCTTGCTGCTGGGTCTCTGGTTTCTTGTGGTATCTCGTGCCCATCATTCTCATTTCCCAGCTCCCATTTTGTGGCCCCAACATCCTGGATCACTTTATATGTGACCCAGGCCCTCTTCTAGCTGCTTCCTGCAGCCCAGCACCCCTCACACAGATCACCTGCTATGTCCTCAGTTCCCTCCTCGCTTTTGCTACCTTCTTCTTCATTGTGACCTCCTATGGCACAGTTCTGCAGACGGTCCTAAAGCTCCCCTCTGCTGCAGGTCGTCGCAAAGCGTTTTCCACTTGCACCTCCCACCTGGCCGTGGTCAGCTTGTTTTATGGCTCCGTCATGGTCACCTATGTCAACCCAGGATCTTCTGGTGGGAGTAATAAGGTGGTGACTGCCTTCTACTCCATGGTGACCCCTCTTCTCAACCCACTCATCTACAGCTTGCGAAACAAAGAGATGATAGCGGCACTAAAGAGGACATTGATTCAAGGATGTTGAGAGCCTCCAGTGCAAATCTTAGTGGGTGATCATGGGCAAGTCATTCTCcccctgcctaacctacctcacagggttcttatGAGGTTcaaatgctgccttgagctccttgagagAAGGTTGGAGTACAAATGTAACAGCACACAGACAGGTGGATGAGGGATTCTGAAGAGAAACACAGGGCCTGGTCTTTGCTACAGCTATTGTCAGCCAATATTAGTGGCTATCTGAACATAAACCACGTGCAGAGCTTTTTCGATTAAGCAGTTtctaaatcttctaaataaattaataaacagttTTTGGTGCTGGTTTTTAACAATTCTCTTTTAATTGTGTCTTAGTGATATTTTTGCTTTTCAGTGTACAAGAGTGTCGTTGTGGATTTTAAATTCTTGATTTTGAATGTGTTACAATTGTTTTTGTGTTCTGCTGTCTCGTGAAGACACTTATCCTAAAAGTCAGGGAAGATGGTTGTAAatcttttaataaacaaacaaaacattgtgTGTAGAGtatttttgccatttttgttCAATTTCTACCCTTCCTGTTCAAGCCCAAGAACAAACTGTATTTAgttatttacagcacaatcctgaccaAGGCCCCTATCTgcgctacacatttaaagcagtatcatacctctttaaaccatcatggcttcccctaaaacatcatgggaactgtagtttgttaaggttgctgactgttgttaggagacccctattcacctCACGGCTACAAttcccactctgaaaattgtagctctatggtgGAAATAGGGGTGTTTCCTAACAACTATcagtcttaacaaactacagtttttgggattacttggggggaggagtaatgactgtttgaagtggtatgatacttgtttaaatgtacagtgcggaTGGGGCCCATGTCTACATAGCAGTAAGTCAATTTGAATTCAACAGAgcctactccaaggtaagtgtagTTAGGATTGcaattttagttatttattggaTATATATATAGTTAGTCATCCATCACTAAATATTCTTTGGGTAGCATGGAaacaaaataatgctaaaataaaatatattgtgtAAAATCAACAAGAATAAAACACAACAGATAAATCCACCATTCAACACAGACAGAATAAAACTCCTGGATATTAAAGATCTTcaccaggtgccaaaaagatcccaaatatctgatataatgaagggcaggtaaggaactgatgatgatgatgggtccAGGCATGCCTCTCTGGGGAATATATTTAATACTCAAGGTAGCATTACCACACAAGTCCTCTCCGTGGTAGACACCCACTTCACTTCGCAAGGCACCCAGAGCAGGTTGAGGTATGAAGCCTCCTTTGATAGCCGTTGAGGATGGCTGGGAATTATACTGACATAGCAAACTAACATGTCAGTGAGAAGGCTGGGCTAACACTCTTCTCCCTAACACGGTAGTTTTCTATGCAGAGGGAATTTTTATGTGTTTGTAATGGAACAGGACTAGCTCAAGACATTTGCTCCTgggacaaaggacaagatggggTCCTTCTCCAATTCCATGTGCAGATGCCAGTGGACTGGCAGTGGCctcttacttcaacactagcAATGGGAAAGTAGCAGGCTAAATTAGGGGCGTGACCTCAGTCATCCACGTGCCACCACTACTCCCTGTCCTCTACAGCTGGCTCACTCTCAAATCATAGGGTAGGCCCTGTGGAGGAGCCTGTGCCCTGTTCTTCAACGGCACCACCTAAGGATCATTCCTCCTGTTCCAGCAGGCCCTAAGACCCAACCCTTTGCTCTGAAAAAGAGAAGCGGAGAAATGCATTGGAATGTGCAAGCGTATATGTCAAGGTGTTAGTTACACTTGTGAGAATCACTGCTGTTTCTGGATCAAGTACTTGACTAACATTGGATCGTTTTGTGGTATGATTTCTGGCCTGTTTTCTTGTCTTCATCTTTTAGTGAGGCAGAGTAAGAGTTGTCCTCTTTATAGTTACTGCTGAATCAGCACCTTTAGGAATATTGTTCtgttgcaggtgtggggaacctttggccctccagatgttgctgaacttccactcccatcatccctggccatgcagCGCAAAGGatgttgacaggtgggcaggacaagaAACCTGTCAATCAAGTCATGACACAATGATGTTATATGATAGAGAAGTGggctgtcctgcccacctgtcaacatTGGCACACGGGGGTGGAGCTAAAAAATTCCCCACGCCAATATTATATCATGTAAACTTTGTGAGCCCCCCATAAAACTATATTGTTGGGTAGAaaatataaatgccataaataataGCAACAGCAACCCTAAGGCCCCATAGAAAAGGAGATGGAAGCACAGCACACTCAATTCTCAGTAGCCACCTTTGATGAGAAATAATATCCCATTGTTcagctttttatttttactgtttaaACAAAAAGGCCCTTATAGCAGCAGTTCCACATGTCATCAGGTAAGTGCCCCagatctggagagctgctgacagaaaCCCTTCCTGGTTCCTATACACAAAACCTATAATATTCTGTCTGCCTCAGCTCAGCTGCAGCATCACAGCACAGCTGCACTGAAGCAACTATCACAATCCAGATTTTGGTATCTCCATCACACTGTGGAGACAGGGCTCCCCTGAGGCCTTGGCCTGCGGAGCTGAAATATCAGTCTGCTTTCATCTGATGGCACTTCAGAACTGAGGAGGAGGTTGTGCTTGCAGAGAAGTATTCAGGACAGGTAAGGcgtgtttgcttgtttttcacTCTTCCCATGTCCAAATTCCTCAACTTAGGTAAGCAACCCTCTTGGTGGGAGGGGGACTTCCCTGTTCTAACCAATACACCCTTCTATCCTCATGGAGGCAACAGTAACACTCAGGACTCCTGATGGACTCCTTGGTAGACCCACTTCTATGACCCCACGTTTTCTTTTGCCTAAGCTGTAA belongs to Rhineura floridana isolate rRhiFlo1 chromosome 11, rRhiFlo1.hap2, whole genome shotgun sequence and includes:
- the LOC133367421 gene encoding olfactory receptor 11H6-like; this translates as MSVEQERQIDLTNITGHKVTEFVLLGFPSLSPALRLLLCSILSTGYVFTILGNLCIIWAVLRDTHLSRLPMYILLGNFSGLEMCYVTSTVPRMLIDVASPPGVISFRDCFLQFYFFFSMGATECFCLSSMALDRYLAICHPLRYPMLMSPQFCCTLSACCWVSGFLWYLVPIILISQLPFCGPNILDHFICDPGPLLAASCSPAPLTQITCYVLSSLLAFATFFFIVTSYGTVLQTVLKLPSAAGRRKAFSTCTSHLAVVSLFYGSVMVTYVNPGSSGGSNKVVTAFYSMVTPLLNPLIYSLRNKEMIAALKRTLIQGC